One stretch of Actinacidiphila sp. DG2A-62 DNA includes these proteins:
- the lysS gene encoding lysine--tRNA ligase has protein sequence MAQSTEADWVSRFADDVIAESERRAPGTVTSVAGAPVVVVASGLSPSGPIHLGNLREVMTPHLVADEIRRRGHRVRHLISWDDYDRYRKVPAGVPGVDESWAEHIGKPLTSVPAPAGSAYPNWAEHFKAQMIEALAELGVEYDGISQTAQYTSGAYREQILHAMRHRAEIDAILAQYRTKKAAPAKKPGQGRKPVDAAELEAEEGSGAAAEDDGSATAGSGVGYVPYKPYCADCGKDLTTVTAYDDETTELTYTCACGHGETVRLSEFDRGKLVWKVDWPMRWAYEGVVFEPSGVDHSSPGSSYQVGGQIVGPIFGGKQPIGPMYAFVGISGMAKMSSSRGGVPTPGDALKIMEPQILRWLYARRRPNQSFKIAFDQEIQRLYDEWDALRRKVDEGTALPGDLAAYARAVGTAGGELPRTPRPLPYRTLASVADITAGAREQTLRILSELDPARPLSSLDEVRPRLDRAENWIATQVPAEQRTLVRSEPDRERLAALGESERGALKLLVDGLDEHWSLDGLTTLVYSVPKVQAGLDPQAKPTPELKVAQRSFFALLYELLVGRDTGPRLPTLLLAVGQERVRALLGAES, from the coding sequence GTGGCTCAGAGCACCGAGGCCGACTGGGTCTCCCGTTTCGCGGACGACGTGATCGCCGAGTCGGAGCGCCGCGCACCCGGGACCGTGACATCAGTCGCCGGCGCTCCGGTTGTCGTCGTCGCGTCCGGGCTCAGCCCCTCCGGGCCGATCCACCTGGGCAATCTGCGCGAGGTGATGACCCCGCACCTGGTCGCCGACGAGATCCGCCGCCGCGGCCACCGGGTCCGGCACCTGATCTCCTGGGACGACTACGACCGCTACCGCAAGGTGCCGGCCGGAGTGCCCGGGGTGGACGAGTCGTGGGCCGAGCACATCGGCAAGCCGCTCACGTCGGTGCCCGCGCCGGCCGGCTCCGCGTACCCGAACTGGGCGGAGCACTTCAAGGCCCAGATGATCGAGGCCCTCGCCGAGCTGGGCGTGGAGTACGACGGCATCAGCCAGACCGCGCAGTACACCTCCGGGGCCTACCGCGAGCAGATCCTGCACGCGATGCGGCACCGCGCGGAGATCGACGCGATCCTCGCGCAGTACCGCACCAAGAAGGCCGCGCCGGCCAAGAAGCCGGGCCAGGGCCGGAAGCCGGTCGACGCGGCGGAGCTGGAGGCCGAGGAGGGCTCGGGCGCCGCCGCCGAGGACGACGGCAGCGCCACCGCCGGCTCCGGCGTCGGGTACGTCCCGTACAAGCCGTACTGCGCGGACTGCGGCAAGGACCTCACCACGGTCACCGCGTACGACGACGAGACCACCGAGCTGACGTACACCTGCGCGTGCGGGCACGGCGAGACCGTCCGGCTCAGCGAGTTCGACCGCGGCAAGCTGGTGTGGAAGGTCGACTGGCCGATGCGCTGGGCCTACGAGGGCGTGGTCTTCGAGCCGTCCGGCGTCGACCACTCCTCGCCCGGCTCGTCCTACCAGGTCGGCGGGCAGATCGTCGGACCGATCTTCGGCGGGAAGCAGCCGATCGGACCGATGTACGCGTTCGTCGGCATCTCCGGCATGGCCAAGATGTCGTCCTCGCGCGGCGGCGTGCCCACCCCGGGCGACGCGCTGAAGATCATGGAGCCGCAGATCCTGCGCTGGCTGTACGCCCGCCGCCGCCCCAACCAGTCCTTCAAGATCGCCTTCGACCAGGAGATCCAGCGGCTGTACGACGAGTGGGACGCGCTGCGGCGCAAGGTCGACGAGGGCACCGCGCTGCCCGGCGACCTGGCCGCGTACGCCCGCGCGGTCGGCACCGCCGGCGGGGAGCTGCCGCGCACCCCGCGCCCGCTGCCGTACCGCACGCTCGCCTCGGTCGCGGACATCACGGCCGGCGCGCGGGAGCAGACGCTGCGCATCCTGTCCGAGCTGGACCCGGCCCGGCCGCTGTCCTCGCTGGACGAGGTCCGCCCCCGGCTGGACCGCGCGGAGAACTGGATCGCCACCCAGGTCCCGGCCGAGCAGCGCACCCTGGTCAGGTCGGAGCCGGACCGGGAGCGGCTGGCCGCGCTGGGGGAGTCCGAGCGCGGCGCGCTGAAGCTGCTGGTCGACGGGCTCGACGAGCACTGGTCGCTGGACGGCCTGACCACGCTGGTCTACTCGGTGCCCAAGGTGCAGGCCGGCCTGGACCCGCAGGCCAAGCCGACGCCGGAGCTGAAGGTCGCCCAGCGCTCGTTCTTCGCGCTGCTCTACGAACTGCTGGTCGGCCGCGACACCGGCCCCCGGCTGCCCACACTGCTGCTGGCCGTCGGCCAGGAGCGGGTGCGCGCGCTGCTCGGCGCGGAGAGCTGA
- a CDS encoding RHS repeat-associated core domain-containing protein yields MSRFRWPSAALLGTAGVAAMAVLAATAQPAAAVPRTRAVAHGAHAAHAAPAAQDEAGAHPSQDAGGSRSADVLVNGYGDSAGYHLALATGAGGYVWRQIAVLRPGNIDDSSWTGYQGLSGDGRYAAVTVLPAMAVNQAAARDHGAFAYAVDLRTGAVRPVAEGVALKYHSPGCGIDDTAVFTVNPGDNEQRTQVLSVDLASGKVEQSAGVAGQVTSVVPTPDGPVGVLGGSIVRIPAGTLAAPVKLADAGGQAYDLRPESGGGVDFAVQRAGGARTSLLLRERGGKVSVLGEGPAAGLRLMQGRAGRPAALGATRLAAGSGLREISARGLPAGAASVSAVSLDGAEAIAAGPKTTAGAPLVLDTARHTLLKRPAAAAPSKAAVTALPGPVTASGAVAPMTRQLAAAQTTPKCAVDRLAENRQVMQPSANQVSWAIEMAEQGLLTGSAYQRPANYANLGLVAYAPNDDFARVALKHPSSDTFDSVPRSVYEAIVAQESNYSQASWHALPGIPGGALVGDYYGAGGSITHMDYSKADCGYGLGQVTTGMSNGDTTYSQHGQWKIGVDYQENLAAGLQILERTWNQLYDAGITVNGGDPKYLENWYLAAWAYNSGIQPTAAFGNTTGCTPGPTCTGPDGTWGLGWSNNPANPDYPPTRAPYLKNSYADASHPADWPYQERIMGWIGQPILRFNSPAYATPSYHGGKTWLQIPSPTAFCTTAGNKCDPTGANPKMCTLSDSECWWSQPVTFVSDCSTTCATSPYTVSAGSTEPTVVTPHPHPPSCSLDTAHVHDEGSGSPIIVDESQSQPPLNLVGCGSSNWSQNGTFTYSYGTDSSGNPVGAIDTHQLGVGFGGHVLFTHTEDGSNPAEINTGTWTPNLPKLQYYKIKLHFPSTAASATNVVYSVNPGGGAAPWKIRVNQDWGSEQWVTIGTFAMENGGNVKLTNKSEITGSGNINYADYDVAYDAVAFIPEGGSPGHPIGGPPGVKDAPKGSNPAFVQCGCVRRTAGDPVDTSTGYFGDSWTDLSTPGRGMPLAFTRDYAEAVADPAGPNGSLAVNGPFGYGWTYAYGMSAATDGSTGDVTVTQEDGSQVTFADASGTYTPTAPRYDATLTKSGSTYTFTRTSKDVFTFEVATGRLTSETDLVGSKASPPYATKLAYDSGGHLSTVTDPGGRVYTLTWTGSHITGVKDTAGRTVTYGYSSAGDLTDVYGVGTTRSPALKDDDHTVYTYDAHHLMTSMRSPANFGSTATPTPVTSMTYDSAERVLTQTDATGKTTTFAYGPDSGAGLTAGQTLTTDPAGHKTLDTYADNLLTSETKGYGTPDAATWTYTYDPVTLGVSSVADPDGNLRTFAYDNHGNKISESDARGFTTSYLYDDDDNLVETVDPAGLQTLYRYDEAGHIAAGGTGYGLLTSLTKQAVGDDATAQPRTVALYYDDTAHPGDATRTVDARGHTSSNAYDSAGDIVSSTDAAGDVTKYGYNLARGLVTSVVTPIGSAAGTQPGCTPPATGCTTYAYDAWGNVSATTDALGHAATARYDADGNKLSATDANGRTTGYGYDAVGRQTSVTRADGTVTRTVYNGDGTVHQTQDAANAATVYAYDAQGRQTSRTDPDGQTTTAAYDPAGNLLTVTDPDHRTTTYTYDPAGNATSIDYSDPATPDVTALTYGAAGNLTSMTDATGTSTLGYDAFGDVLSHTDGAGDTVGYRYDQNGNVTATTYPAGGTVTRTFDNADRLSGLTDWNGKATTFGYSADGQWTSTVFPNGTTATTGLDGADHPRSDTLATSGGTTLAALTYTRDNTGRLSGETPAGVPGSAQTYGYDAREQLASATSGGTTTAFAHDAADNPVQVGAVNQVFDSAGRLCWSTTAALGTGASCAAPATGATTYAYDDEGDRTGRTTSAGATAYGYDQAHRLTSVSGTTTASYAYDGNGLRAAKTVGAVTTRFTWDDQDVPDLLSDGATSYLYGPGGTPVEQIGATTQWYFHDQLGSTRALVGSTGAITGGYAYTPYGAVSSHTGTATTPLEYAGQYTDAETGLQYLRARYYDPSTAEFLTVDPQVRSTLSAYGYTAGDPLNQVDPTGQFWGLLAAAAGELAATVTLPELIVVAVVAVVVVAAIWYTASVINDDINTWSDSWGSSDSYSSSNSYDSNPGILQAKKSKSSGKARATDIPSWARGKGKNADETDQEAAERIFKEHYGRCPTKQEKGPGGEISKIKKGLSRHDK; encoded by the coding sequence GTGAGCCGGTTCCGGTGGCCCAGTGCTGCCCTGCTCGGCACGGCGGGGGTGGCGGCGATGGCCGTGCTGGCGGCGACGGCCCAGCCCGCGGCCGCGGTGCCGCGTACGCGTGCCGTCGCACATGGCGCACACGCCGCACACGCCGCACCCGCCGCGCAGGACGAGGCGGGCGCGCACCCGTCCCAGGACGCCGGAGGCAGCCGAAGCGCCGACGTGCTGGTCAACGGCTACGGCGACAGCGCCGGCTACCACCTCGCTCTCGCCACCGGGGCCGGCGGCTACGTCTGGCGCCAGATCGCCGTGCTGCGCCCCGGGAACATCGACGACTCCTCCTGGACCGGCTACCAGGGCCTGTCCGGCGACGGCCGCTACGCCGCGGTCACCGTGCTGCCCGCGATGGCGGTGAACCAGGCCGCCGCCCGCGACCACGGGGCCTTCGCCTACGCGGTGGACCTGCGCACCGGCGCGGTCAGGCCCGTCGCCGAGGGCGTCGCGCTGAAGTACCACTCGCCGGGCTGCGGTATCGACGACACCGCGGTGTTCACCGTCAACCCCGGTGACAACGAGCAGCGCACCCAGGTGCTCAGCGTCGACCTCGCCTCCGGCAAGGTCGAGCAGTCGGCCGGCGTGGCCGGTCAGGTCACCTCGGTGGTGCCCACGCCGGACGGCCCGGTCGGCGTGCTCGGCGGCTCGATCGTCCGCATCCCCGCCGGCACGCTCGCCGCGCCGGTGAAGCTGGCCGACGCCGGCGGCCAGGCCTACGACCTGCGGCCGGAGTCCGGCGGCGGCGTGGACTTCGCGGTACAGCGGGCCGGCGGGGCGCGGACCTCGCTGCTGCTGCGCGAGCGCGGCGGGAAGGTGAGCGTCCTCGGCGAGGGCCCGGCCGCCGGCCTGCGGCTGATGCAGGGCCGGGCCGGCCGTCCCGCCGCGCTCGGCGCGACCCGGCTGGCCGCCGGTTCCGGACTGCGCGAGATCTCCGCGCGCGGACTGCCGGCGGGGGCCGCGAGCGTGTCCGCGGTGTCGCTGGACGGCGCCGAGGCGATCGCCGCGGGACCGAAGACCACGGCCGGCGCGCCGCTCGTCCTGGACACCGCCCGGCACACGCTGCTCAAGCGCCCCGCCGCCGCGGCCCCCTCGAAGGCCGCGGTCACCGCGCTGCCCGGCCCGGTGACCGCGAGCGGCGCGGTCGCGCCGATGACCAGGCAACTCGCGGCGGCCCAGACCACCCCGAAGTGCGCGGTGGACCGGCTCGCGGAGAACCGCCAGGTGATGCAGCCCTCGGCGAACCAGGTGTCCTGGGCGATCGAGATGGCCGAGCAGGGCCTGCTGACCGGTTCGGCCTACCAGCGCCCGGCGAACTACGCCAATCTCGGCCTGGTCGCGTACGCGCCCAACGACGACTTCGCCCGCGTCGCGCTGAAGCACCCGTCGAGCGACACCTTCGACTCGGTGCCGCGATCGGTGTACGAGGCGATCGTGGCGCAGGAGTCCAACTACAGCCAGGCGTCCTGGCACGCCCTGCCCGGCATCCCCGGCGGCGCGCTGGTCGGCGACTACTACGGCGCCGGCGGCTCGATCACGCACATGGACTACTCCAAGGCCGACTGCGGCTACGGCCTGGGCCAGGTCACCACCGGCATGTCCAACGGCGACACCACCTACTCCCAGCACGGGCAGTGGAAGATCGGCGTGGACTACCAGGAGAACCTGGCGGCCGGCCTGCAGATCCTGGAGCGCACCTGGAACCAGCTGTACGACGCCGGCATCACCGTCAACGGCGGCGACCCGAAGTACCTGGAGAACTGGTACCTGGCGGCGTGGGCGTACAACTCCGGCATCCAGCCGACCGCGGCCTTCGGCAACACCACCGGCTGCACACCCGGCCCGACCTGCACCGGCCCGGACGGCACCTGGGGCCTGGGCTGGTCCAACAACCCGGCCAACCCCGACTATCCGCCGACCCGCGCGCCGTACCTGAAGAACTCCTACGCCGACGCCTCGCACCCCGCGGACTGGCCGTACCAGGAGCGGATCATGGGCTGGATCGGCCAGCCCATCCTGCGGTTCAACTCGCCCGCCTACGCCACCCCCAGCTACCACGGCGGCAAGACCTGGCTGCAGATCCCGTCGCCGACGGCCTTCTGCACCACCGCCGGCAACAAGTGCGACCCCACGGGCGCGAACCCGAAGATGTGCACCCTGTCGGACTCCGAGTGCTGGTGGAGCCAGCCCGTCACCTTCGTCTCGGACTGCTCGACGACCTGCGCCACCAGTCCGTACACCGTCAGCGCCGGTTCGACCGAGCCGACGGTGGTCACACCGCACCCGCACCCGCCGTCCTGCTCGCTGGACACCGCGCACGTGCACGACGAGGGCAGCGGCTCCCCGATCATCGTGGACGAGTCGCAGAGCCAGCCGCCGCTGAACCTGGTGGGCTGCGGATCGTCCAACTGGTCGCAGAACGGCACCTTCACCTACAGCTACGGCACCGACTCCTCGGGCAACCCGGTCGGCGCGATCGACACCCACCAGCTCGGCGTCGGCTTCGGCGGCCACGTGCTGTTCACCCACACCGAGGACGGGTCCAACCCGGCGGAGATCAACACCGGCACCTGGACGCCGAACCTGCCCAAGCTGCAGTACTACAAGATCAAGCTGCACTTCCCGTCCACCGCGGCCTCGGCGACCAACGTCGTCTACAGCGTCAACCCCGGCGGCGGCGCCGCCCCCTGGAAGATCCGCGTCAACCAGGACTGGGGATCCGAGCAGTGGGTGACCATCGGCACGTTCGCGATGGAGAACGGCGGCAACGTCAAGCTCACCAACAAGAGCGAGATCACCGGCTCCGGCAACATCAACTACGCGGACTACGACGTCGCCTACGACGCGGTCGCCTTCATCCCCGAAGGCGGCAGCCCCGGCCACCCGATCGGCGGCCCGCCCGGAGTGAAGGACGCGCCCAAGGGCTCCAACCCGGCCTTCGTCCAGTGCGGCTGCGTGCGGCGCACCGCCGGCGACCCGGTCGACACCAGCACCGGCTACTTCGGCGACAGCTGGACCGACCTGTCGACGCCCGGCCGCGGCATGCCGCTCGCCTTCACCCGCGACTACGCCGAAGCCGTCGCCGACCCCGCGGGGCCCAACGGCTCACTCGCGGTCAACGGGCCCTTCGGCTACGGCTGGACGTACGCCTACGGCATGTCCGCCGCCACCGACGGCAGCACCGGCGACGTGACCGTCACCCAGGAGGACGGCTCACAGGTCACCTTCGCCGACGCCTCGGGTACGTACACGCCCACCGCCCCGCGCTACGACGCGACCCTCACCAAGTCCGGCAGCACCTACACCTTCACCCGCACCTCGAAGGACGTCTTCACCTTCGAGGTGGCCACCGGACGCCTGACCTCCGAGACCGACCTCGTCGGGAGCAAGGCCAGTCCGCCGTACGCCACCAAGCTCGCCTACGACAGCGGCGGCCACCTGTCGACGGTCACCGACCCCGGCGGCCGCGTCTACACCCTGACCTGGACCGGCAGCCACATCACCGGCGTCAAGGACACCGCCGGCCGCACCGTGACCTACGGCTACAGCTCCGCGGGCGACCTCACCGACGTCTACGGCGTCGGCACCACCCGCAGCCCGGCGCTGAAGGACGACGACCACACCGTCTACACCTACGACGCGCACCACCTGATGACGTCGATGCGCAGCCCGGCCAACTTCGGCTCGACCGCGACGCCCACGCCCGTCACCTCGATGACGTACGACAGCGCCGAACGGGTCCTCACCCAGACCGACGCCACCGGGAAGACCACGACCTTCGCCTACGGCCCCGACTCCGGCGCCGGGCTGACGGCGGGGCAGACCCTGACCACCGACCCGGCCGGCCACAAGACCCTCGACACCTACGCCGACAACCTGCTCACCTCCGAGACCAAGGGCTACGGCACACCTGACGCCGCCACCTGGACGTACACCTACGACCCGGTGACGCTCGGCGTCAGCTCCGTCGCCGACCCCGACGGCAACCTGCGGACCTTCGCCTACGACAACCACGGCAACAAGATCTCCGAGAGCGACGCCCGCGGCTTCACCACCAGCTACCTCTACGACGACGACGACAACCTCGTCGAGACCGTCGACCCCGCCGGACTGCAGACCCTCTACCGCTACGACGAGGCCGGGCACATCGCCGCCGGCGGCACCGGCTACGGGCTGCTCACCAGCCTCACCAAGCAGGCGGTCGGCGACGACGCCACCGCCCAGCCGCGCACCGTCGCCCTCTACTACGACGACACCGCGCACCCCGGCGACGCCACCCGCACGGTCGACGCGCGCGGCCACACCTCGTCCAACGCCTACGACAGCGCGGGCGACATCGTCAGCAGCACCGACGCGGCCGGTGACGTCACCAAGTACGGCTACAACCTGGCCCGCGGCCTGGTCACCTCCGTGGTGACCCCGATCGGCAGCGCGGCCGGCACCCAGCCCGGCTGCACCCCGCCCGCCACCGGCTGCACCACCTACGCCTACGACGCCTGGGGCAACGTCTCGGCCACCACCGACGCACTCGGCCACGCGGCCACCGCCCGCTACGACGCGGACGGCAACAAGCTGTCGGCCACCGACGCCAACGGCCGGACGACCGGCTACGGCTACGACGCCGTCGGCCGGCAGACCAGCGTGACCCGCGCCGACGGCACCGTCACCAGGACCGTCTACAACGGCGACGGCACCGTCCACCAGACCCAGGACGCGGCGAACGCCGCCACCGTCTACGCCTACGACGCCCAGGGCCGCCAGACCTCCCGCACCGACCCCGACGGCCAGACCACCACCGCCGCCTACGACCCGGCGGGGAACCTGCTGACGGTCACCGACCCCGACCACCGGACCACCACCTACACCTACGACCCGGCCGGCAACGCCACGTCGATCGACTACTCCGACCCGGCCACCCCCGACGTCACCGCCCTCACCTACGGAGCGGCCGGCAACCTGACGTCGATGACCGACGCCACCGGCACCAGCACCCTCGGCTACGACGCCTTCGGCGACGTCCTCAGCCACACCGACGGCGCGGGCGACACGGTCGGATACCGCTACGACCAGAACGGCAACGTCACCGCGACGACCTACCCGGCCGGCGGCACCGTCACCCGCACCTTCGACAACGCCGACCGGCTGTCCGGGCTGACCGACTGGAACGGCAAGGCCACCACCTTCGGCTACAGCGCCGACGGCCAGTGGACGTCGACCGTCTTCCCCAACGGCACCACCGCCACCACCGGCCTGGACGGCGCGGACCACCCGCGCTCGGACACCCTCGCCACCAGCGGCGGCACCACGCTGGCCGCGCTGACCTACACCCGCGACAACACCGGCCGGCTCAGCGGCGAGACCCCCGCCGGCGTGCCGGGCAGCGCCCAGACCTACGGCTACGACGCACGCGAGCAGCTCGCCTCCGCCACCAGCGGCGGCACCACGACCGCCTTCGCGCACGACGCGGCCGACAACCCCGTCCAGGTCGGCGCCGTCAACCAGGTCTTCGACAGCGCCGGACGGCTGTGCTGGAGCACCACCGCGGCCCTCGGCACCGGCGCCTCCTGCGCCGCCCCCGCGACCGGCGCGACCACCTACGCCTACGACGACGAGGGCGACCGGACCGGCCGGACCACCTCGGCCGGAGCCACCGCCTATGGCTACGACCAGGCCCACCGGCTGACCTCGGTGAGCGGCACCACCACCGCGTCCTACGCCTACGACGGCAACGGGCTGCGCGCCGCCAAGACCGTCGGCGCCGTCACCACCCGCTTCACCTGGGACGACCAGGACGTCCCCGACCTGCTCTCCGACGGCGCCACCAGCTACCTCTACGGCCCCGGCGGCACCCCGGTCGAGCAGATCGGCGCCACCACCCAGTGGTACTTCCACGACCAGCTCGGCTCCACCCGCGCCCTGGTGGGCTCCACCGGCGCCATCACGGGCGGCTACGCCTACACCCCCTACGGCGCGGTCTCCTCGCACACCGGCACGGCGACGACCCCGCTGGAGTACGCCGGCCAGTACACCGACGCCGAGACCGGGCTGCAGTACCTGCGGGCTCGCTACTACGACCCGTCGACCGCCGAGTTCCTCACCGTCGACCCCCAGGTGCGCAGCACCCTCAGCGCCTACGGCTACACCGCCGGCGACCCGCTGAACCAGGTCGACCCGACCGGGCAGTTCTGGGGGCTGCTGGCCGCGGCGGCCGGCGAGCTCGCCGCCACGGTGACCCTGCCCGAACTGATCGTGGTGGCGGTGGTGGCGGTCGTCGTGGTCGCCGCGATCTGGTACACCGCGAGCGTCATCAACGACGACATCAACACCTGGTCGGACTCCTGGGGCTCCTCCGACTCCTACAGCTCGTCGAACTCCTACGACAGCAACCCCGGCATCCTCCAGGCGAAGAAGTCCAAGAGCTCCGGCAAGGCCCGCGCCACCGACATCCCGTCCTGGGCCCGCGGCAAGGGCAAGAACGCCGACGAAACCGATCAGGAAGCAGCCGAGCGCATCTTCAAGGAGCACTACGGCCGCTGCCCGACCAAGCAGGAGAAGGGCCCCGGCGGCGAGATCAGTAAGATCAAGAAGGGGCTGAGCCGTCACGACAAGTAA
- the argS gene encoding arginine--tRNA ligase translates to MASVPSLSASLQQRVAAALAAAAPSAADADPLLRRSDRADFQANGVLGLAKRAKANPRELAAEVLRALPADEVIAAVEVSGPGFLNITVADAAITANLAARAADDRLGVPVLEHPGTTVIDYAQPNVAKEMHVGHLRSSVIGDAIVKILEFGGEKVVRRHHIGDWGTQFGMLVQYLIEHPHELDHTEDEADAGEASMSRLDRLYKASGALFKSDEGFKDRARRRVVDLQAGDPETLGLWQQIVDESKIYFDSVYRKLDIEIHDEDIVGESGYNDMLVETCDLLEKAGVAVWSNGALCVFFDDIKGKDGEPVPLIVRKTDGGFGYAATDLSAIRDRTGNLHATTLLYVVDVRQSLHFRMVFETARRAGWLTDEVTVRHLPFGTLLGKDGKPFKTRSGESVKLEHLLDEAVERATAVVRDKGEKIGLSEQEIEANGRQVGIGAVKYADLSTSLGRDYVFDLDRMVSLNGDTSVYLQYAYARTRSIFRKAGPGQQAAAHPELALEPAERALGLHLDAFADALAEVVQTYEPHRLAAYLYQLASLFTTFYEQCPVLTADGGPAQVENRLFLCELTARTLHQGLALLGIRTPERL, encoded by the coding sequence ATGGCCTCGGTCCCCTCCCTGTCCGCTTCGCTCCAGCAGCGTGTGGCCGCAGCTCTGGCTGCCGCGGCCCCGTCGGCCGCCGACGCCGACCCGCTGCTGCGCCGAAGCGACCGGGCCGACTTCCAGGCCAACGGCGTGCTGGGCCTGGCCAAGCGGGCCAAGGCCAATCCGCGGGAGCTGGCCGCCGAGGTGCTGCGGGCGCTGCCCGCCGACGAGGTGATCGCCGCCGTCGAGGTCTCCGGGCCCGGGTTCCTGAACATCACGGTGGCCGACGCCGCGATCACCGCGAACCTGGCCGCCCGGGCCGCCGACGACCGGCTCGGCGTGCCCGTGCTGGAGCACCCCGGCACCACCGTCATCGACTACGCGCAGCCGAACGTCGCGAAGGAGATGCACGTCGGCCACCTGCGGTCCTCGGTGATCGGCGACGCCATCGTGAAGATCCTGGAGTTCGGCGGCGAGAAGGTGGTCCGCAGGCACCACATCGGCGACTGGGGCACCCAGTTCGGCATGCTCGTGCAGTACCTCATCGAGCACCCGCACGAACTGGACCACACCGAGGACGAGGCGGACGCCGGCGAGGCGTCGATGTCCCGGCTGGACCGGCTCTACAAGGCGTCCGGCGCGCTCTTCAAGAGCGACGAGGGATTCAAGGACCGGGCCAGGCGGCGGGTGGTCGACCTGCAGGCCGGCGACCCCGAGACGCTCGGCCTGTGGCAGCAGATCGTGGACGAGTCGAAGATCTACTTCGACTCCGTCTACCGGAAGCTGGACATCGAGATCCACGACGAGGACATCGTCGGCGAGTCCGGTTACAACGACATGCTGGTCGAGACCTGCGACCTGCTGGAGAAGGCCGGCGTCGCCGTGTGGTCGAACGGCGCGCTGTGCGTGTTCTTCGACGACATCAAGGGCAAGGACGGCGAGCCGGTCCCGCTGATCGTCCGCAAGACCGACGGCGGCTTCGGCTACGCGGCCACCGATCTGTCCGCGATCCGCGACCGGACCGGGAACCTGCACGCCACCACCCTGCTCTACGTGGTGGACGTGCGGCAGTCGCTGCACTTCCGGATGGTCTTCGAGACCGCCCGGCGGGCCGGCTGGCTGACCGACGAGGTGACCGTGCGGCACCTGCCGTTCGGCACCCTGCTCGGCAAGGACGGCAAGCCGTTCAAGACCCGGTCCGGGGAGAGCGTCAAGCTGGAGCACCTGCTGGACGAGGCGGTCGAGCGGGCCACCGCCGTGGTGCGGGACAAGGGCGAGAAGATCGGCCTGTCCGAGCAGGAGATCGAGGCCAACGGCCGGCAGGTGGGCATCGGCGCGGTCAAGTACGCCGACCTGTCCACCTCCCTCGGCCGGGACTACGTCTTCGACCTGGACCGGATGGTCTCGCTCAACGGCGACACCAGCGTGTACCTCCAGTACGCCTACGCCAGGACCCGGTCGATCTTCCGCAAGGCCGGGCCGGGGCAGCAGGCGGCCGCCCACCCGGAGCTGGCGCTGGAGCCGGCCGAGCGGGCGCTGGGCCTGCACCTGGACGCGTTCGCCGACGCCCTGGCCGAGGTCGTCCAGACCTACGAGCCGCACCGCCTGGCCGCCTATCTCTACCAGCTGGCCTCGCTGTTCACGACGTTCTACGAGCAGTGCCCGGTGCTCACCGCGGACGGCGGCCCGGCGCAGGTGGAGAACCGCCTGTTCCTGTGCGAGCTGACCGCGCGGACCCTGCACCAGGGCCTGGCGCTGCTCGGCATCCGCACCCCCGAGCGCCTCTGA
- a CDS encoding DUF7336 domain-containing protein: MAEEKSAYVLVVHVHEFDDGSEDLKIIGLYRTEERARAAVERARTLPGFRDTPDGFSVVPYELDVTGWTEGFTTEE, from the coding sequence ATGGCCGAGGAGAAATCCGCCTACGTCCTGGTCGTCCATGTCCACGAGTTCGACGACGGGTCGGAGGACCTGAAGATCATCGGCCTGTACCGCACCGAGGAACGCGCCCGCGCCGCGGTGGAGCGGGCCCGGACCCTCCCGGGCTTCCGCGACACCCCGGACGGCTTCTCGGTGGTGCCGTACGAACTCGACGTGACCGGCTGGACCGAGGGATTCACCACCGAGGAGTGA